In Halapricum desulfuricans, a single window of DNA contains:
- a CDS encoding GNAT family N-acetyltransferase, producing the protein MEIKRVTLDEWGQLLPASGFEVFHTPEALSVLDAHTSGDLQLLGGFKGTSPVALLPVFVRELSVGRVIFSPPPGMGVPRLGPIVMPNSPKRSKQEAVTRAFVEGVIEELDANDALSLLRMRCSLSFTDPRPFHWEDFHVEPAFTYLVDVDKPDIETVLESFSRSRRREFRRAAETELTVTREGMEAAERIVDHVGGRYDERDDIGQVAWPYVRDLLDALPDRSRVYVARNPAGEYLSGIITLASDDRVYFWQGGIGESYETTDDGDGVTVSVNSLVHRTIIEDVLTDPEFSNVDYYDLVGANTRRLCAYKSKFGGQLSPYYVVESSGMRTTLAKAGYRFLTRHR; encoded by the coding sequence ATGGAAATCAAACGAGTTACGCTGGACGAGTGGGGACAACTGCTTCCAGCATCCGGGTTCGAGGTGTTTCACACTCCGGAAGCGCTATCAGTTCTCGATGCCCACACGAGCGGCGACTTACAGTTGCTCGGCGGTTTCAAAGGGACGTCTCCGGTCGCCCTGTTGCCGGTGTTCGTCCGTGAGCTGTCGGTCGGTCGGGTCATTTTCTCCCCGCCGCCGGGGATGGGCGTGCCGCGTCTCGGGCCGATCGTCATGCCCAACAGCCCCAAGCGGAGCAAGCAGGAAGCGGTCACACGCGCGTTCGTCGAGGGCGTGATCGAGGAACTCGACGCGAACGACGCGCTGTCGCTGCTCAGAATGCGGTGTAGTCTGTCGTTCACTGATCCGCGCCCCTTCCACTGGGAGGACTTCCACGTAGAACCGGCGTTCACGTATCTCGTCGACGTCGACAAGCCTGATATCGAGACGGTCCTTGAGTCGTTCAGCCGGAGCCGCCGCCGGGAGTTTCGGCGGGCGGCCGAGACGGAACTCACGGTGACACGAGAGGGCATGGAGGCCGCCGAACGGATCGTGGATCACGTCGGGGGTCGGTACGACGAGCGCGACGACATCGGACAGGTCGCGTGGCCGTACGTCCGGGACCTGCTCGATGCACTCCCGGATCGTTCGAGAGTCTACGTCGCCCGAAATCCCGCGGGAGAGTACCTCAGCGGAATTATCACGCTCGCCTCGGACGACAGGGTGTACTTCTGGCAGGGGGGCATCGGTGAAAGCTACGAAACAACCGACGACGGTGACGGTGTCACCGTCAGCGTAAACTCGCTGGTACACCGGACGATCATCGAGGACGTCCTGACGGACCCGGAGTTCTCGAACGTCGACTACTACGACCTTGTCGGGGCGAACACCCGTCGACTGTGCGCGTACAAATCGAAGTTCGGGGGTCAGCTATCCCCGTACTACGTCGTCGAATCGTCGGGCATGCGTACGACACTCGCGAAAGCGGGCTACCGGTTTCTGACCCGCCACCGGTAG